The genomic interval AGGATCTGGCAATTTTAAAAATAAAAGTGTCCTGATCATCGAGGACAATGCTGACCACTGGGATCTGATGAATTATTGGCTAAGTAAAAGTACACCTGAATTAAAAATTACAAGGGTAAATGGTAAGGCAAGTGCTTTAAACTATCTAACTAATGAATATTTAGCCATGTCTCCATCAATCGGACTAATCCTTCTGGATCTTTATTTGCCAAACAGAAAAGATGGTTTAAGTTTGCTGAATTCAATCCGGTATTTTTTTCTTTATCATAATCTGCCTTTGGTACCAATTGTAATATTCAGTTCATCCGGTGACCAGCAGGATATACAGGCGAGCTACCAGAATTACGCAAGTGCTTATATCATCAAATCACCAGACCTGAATCAGTCATTTTCCTACCTTAAAGATCTGTGTTATTTTTGGTGGAATATTATAACAGTTCAGAACAAAGAACATTAACTATTTCCTGTATTGTGTAGAACTATTATTAGTATACGTCAATCATTTGAGGATAATTAAAATCCTGCTTCATTATTACAAATTTGTCTGGTAACACCAAAAAAGATCGCCTTAGGGCAAATACACCGGCCTCACTAAAACCTAAAACAGGAATATGTTTTCAGGGGTACAATTTTTTTAGAGTTGCTTCCATTTCAGCCAGTCTCTGTTTTATTCTCTCATTATCTGATTTCAATCGCGCAAATTCAGGATCAAAATGACCGTTATCGTCTGTTAGCAACAAATGCCGGCATGAATATTTTTTCCTCCAGATACAGAATGCCGTTAGCAGAGCTTGTTGATAGAATGCCGTTTTTAAAGTTCTATCCTTTTCGCTTTCTTTTAAAACAGACCAGTTTTGCTCTACAAACCATTTTCCATTTTTTTTCATAGAATAAAACAAATGATAGATACAACCAATGATTAATACAACCGCTAAGTATTTATCTCATGTCAGCAAAATCAAATTTGAGTCGGTTGATCCCTTCACAAAGATAATTCAGGTTCGGTTTGTGCAATTGAGTCAGAGATGTTGAGACTCATAATGTTAAGCGAAATAGTTTCTTTCAATTGTACTAATTTATAAACGTGTTTTTTCAGTTATAATTTTACGTTTATGAACCCTCTGGATAAATAAATCCGGATGTTCTGACAGCCGGTTATTAAAGGGAAATTAATAATTCGATTAATGCCATCGATCTGACACCACTTAAACCTTGAAGGAATATTCTACCTGCAAAACTTATACGTCACAAAATTAAAAAGCCTAATGCGGGATGGCAATAGCTAAAACTAGCTATAAAAGAGTATCCAACTATGGAGAGTGCTGTTTTTCAAATGAAACATGCAGCTGGAAATTAAAATATGAAGCAGTATTAATACCGTAGGCAGGCAGTATCTTACCTACGGTAATTGATTAGTTTTTACAATGATCAGTCTGAATTAACCCAAACTACAAATTCTGTTTTTTCAATTCTTTTACTGCATGATCCGCTGCCCTGGCGGTCATGGCCATGTAGGTTATAGACGGATTTACGCAGGAAGAAGATACCATGGCGGCACCATCCGTTACAAATACATTCTTACAGGCATGTATCTGGTTGAATTTATTGAGAACCGATGTTTTCGGGTCCTTTCCCATCCGGGCTGTTCCCATATCATGGATTCCAAGTCCCAGGTGAGTATCCTGGCGGTTATATCCTGATACGTTCTGAAAACCGGCAGCCTCGAGCATTTCCACAGCTGAGTGCATCATATCCTTGCGCATCGCTAATTCATTCTCTCCAAAAGCGGCGTCAAAAACGATTAGTGGTACGCCCCATTTGTCTTTTTTATCTTTATCCAGGAACATACGGTTTTCAGGATTGGGCAATACTTCACCAAACCCGCCAAAACCAATACCCCAGCTTCCTGGCCGGGTCAGATCTTCTTTGAAAGTCGCGCCGAATCCCTCCTGGGCAACACCACGTTTCCAGTCTGTACGGCTGGCACCACCCTGGTAACCAAAACCTCGCAGATAACTTTGCTTATCACTTCCCCAATTTCTGAACTTAGGAATGTAAAGGGCATTGGGACGCTGGCCAAAAACATAATCTTTGTCGAAACCTTCAACGGTGGCAGTGGCGCCAACTCCCAGATGGTGGTCCATAATATTACGCCCCACCTGATCACTATCATTGCCCAATCCGGTTGCAAAACGGCCGGACTTTGAGTTAAGCAGCAAACCGGCAGTATTCATGGAGCCGGCATTGAGAAATATAATTTTGGCATAATACTCTTCCACCGCCATGGTAACCTGGTTGATCACCCTGACACCTTTTGCTTTTTGTGTTTTTTCATCATACAGCACTTCAGTGGCAATGGTGTCATGCAGAATGGTCAGTTTTTGTGTTTTTTTAGCTGCCGGAATAGATCCGGACAAAGAGCTGTAATAGGCTCCATACGGACATCCGCGGCTGCATTTGCTTCTGTACTGGCAGGAAGCACGTCCCAGATCTGTATGCCAGGATTGCGGACTCGTCAGATTGGCAACACGGCCGATGGTAACCGGTCGGTTTAGCTTTTTCAGCATCATTTCCCGGAAATGAAGTTCCGGTGCCTGCATGGGCATTGCGGGCAGAAAATGACCATCCGGCAGCACTTCCAATCCTTCCTTTTGCCCGCTGATACCTACAAATTTTTCCACATGTGTGTA from Dyadobacter sp. NIV53 carries:
- a CDS encoding response regulator; amino-acid sequence: MNHVKSVYIADDDQEDRLLIRESLENINREINITEIENGVELLDQLNNTDQENPALIILDMNMPRMSGLETLNKIRSSASLQNVPVIMVSTSSDQLLINLAYDEGISAYITKPVNIHQYKLMAEAIHVCYLNSRPTLVHYSGSGNFKNKSVLIIEDNADHWDLMNYWLSKSTPELKITRVNGKASALNYLTNEYLAMSPSIGLILLDLYLPNRKDGLSLLNSIRYFFLYHNLPLVPIVIFSSSGDQQDIQASYQNYASAYIIKSPDLNQSFSYLKDLCYFWWNIITVQNKEH
- a CDS encoding GMC oxidoreductase, coding for MNLNLTVSKTHRYDAIVVGSGMTGGMAAKELTEKGLQVLMLERGREVKHIEDYDTAMKGPWEFQHRGKISIHSAEEYWANSRFGNLANEETGEFFTDDKKNPYIEKRPFDWIRAYHTGGKSMHWGRQSYRLNRNDFEANAKDGIAIDWPIRYDDLEPWYTHVEKFVGISGQKEGLEVLPDGHFLPAMPMQAPELHFREMMLKKLNRPVTIGRVANLTSPQSWHTDLGRASCQYRSKCSRGCPYGAYYSSLSGSIPAAKKTQKLTILHDTIATEVLYDEKTQKAKGVRVINQVTMAVEEYYAKIIFLNAGSMNTAGLLLNSKSGRFATGLGNDSDQVGRNIMDHHLGVGATATVEGFDKDYVFGQRPNALYIPKFRNWGSDKQSYLRGFGYQGGASRTDWKRGVAQEGFGATFKEDLTRPGSWGIGFGGFGEVLPNPENRMFLDKDKKDKWGVPLIVFDAAFGENELAMRKDMMHSAVEMLEAAGFQNVSGYNRQDTHLGLGIHDMGTARMGKDPKTSVLNKFNQIHACKNVFVTDGAAMVSSSCVNPSITYMAMTARAADHAVKELKKQNL